GCTTTATGAGCTTAACTAGCGCGAAAATTTACTTGCTCTCTGTACGATTGGCAACTAGAATCTTGTACAGATCTACGGGGATACTGGCCGATCACAAAAACATATTGTTGGGGTTCCTGTCATCTTAGTTTGTGCCAAGCTTGCCCCAAGAATTTTTCAACTATATATTTGGTTGGTTGTGATCTTTTAATTTGTacatttccttgtatattattcAATGCTAGCTAGCTTGGCCAAATATCGAGGACCAAAATAAACTTGAGCCAAATTTCTTGTGTTCAGGAGGAGAGATTGGGTagaaaccatatatatatatatataatatatagtatatactgCCGTTTTTTCTGTCACTGTTTGTGTTGTTCATATACTCTTATCATTGGGCACGCTGGTCATATGTATTAATTATGGAGTATGATTTTCAGTGGaaagaaattaaataatatCATGAAATTTCAGTTTGGGTCTGATTTGGTTAACCTACCTAACTTTTCCATTAATTTGCTTTGAATGAGCTGATCGATGTGttgtctgaatttttttttagataatggattttcattaatccAGTCTCTATATCCACGAAGGATATACACAATCAAAAGGGTACACGGATACTTAGACTCACACCTCAACAAAGAGGAAAACACAcaaccaaaaaacaaaaagaaaaccaaacagCCTTGGCACATCCTTGCTTCTCTGCGTCCCACCATATCCTCCTGAAATAGCTAGATTTGACAAGTGGAAGTCGTctagtcgccgccgcccctagTGCGCCGTCGATGCAAACCTCCGTTGGTGCCAGTGCCATCTTTATCTGTTTCAGGTAAGCTGATGCCACATACCGCCAGTTAGCCTACTTTCAACTGTCGTCATTCGTCGTTTAGCCGAAACTAGCCAACCATACACGAACCGACGGAATTGGCTTCCGCTTCATCGGATTTACAGTGCCTAGACTGCCGCTGTCCTAGGCCACCGGCGCCAACGAGGCCGCCATCGTCCCGCAGCAGCCCCTAGGGCCGCCGGCGCTGACGGGAGCCATCGCCATCCTAGGCCACCGCAGCCCCTAGGGCCACTGGCgctgcgccgtcgtcctccgccgcagCCCCTAGTGTCGCCGGCGCCAACGGGAACTGCATCCGCCCCAAGGGCCACCAACGCCGACGTGAGCCTCCGGGCCACTGCTGCCCCTAGGGCTGCCGCCGCCCCTACCACCGTCCAGAGAGACTACATTGCTGACTCCTTGCCGCTCCCCACCGCCCTCTCGACCACCTCCAACCATCCCTAACCCACACAGCCAGGCGCAGGCCTGGCTGCCtctggccgccaccgccgcagcttCGCCTACCACCTCCCCGTCGCCGCTGTCCTAGCCGTCGTGCAGACGCTGTCAGATCTAGCGGCGGCAGGGCTAGATCTGGctgggagagagaaagagacacatgggggagaggaagagacgCGTGGGAGAACAAGCGCCGGTCCCATTGATAGAAGGGAGAATTTGAATCATGCCacataaattttgcaaaatttgttatacgccaccctgacccacatgtcattgactcatatgggtcctacatgtcattgagatacgggtggtatatctcaaattttgcaaatatagggtggcatggttccaacaaacccTTCATATAATGGTCAGTAATTGAAGGGTTAATGGTCAGTGGGGGAGCAAGCGTCGTGTGTTGTCTGAAATGATTGGAGACTATAACAAGCTCTGCTAGGGAGTAGGCCAGGAGGAGCGGCCAATGCGAATTTCTCCATCTCCTCAGCCTCAGGCTCAGGCTGCACTGAAGGCAGAGACGCGATGGCCAAGCTCCACCAGTGGCCAGtactcctcctcgccgccgtcatcgtcctcgccgcctcgtTCGCGGTGCCGGCCtctgcggcgcggcggcgggcggtgcggCTGCACTTGTACATGCACGACATCGCCGGGGAGACGGCCGTGCAGGTGGTGAAGGGCACGGGGCCTCTGCATCCGTCAATGCCGCCGGGAAACAGGCACTTCGGCGACACGACGGTGATGGACGACCTCCTCACCGAGGGCCCCAGCCTCGACTCCAaccccgtcggccgcgcccaGGGCTCCTACgtcctcgccggcctcgtcgaccCCGTCGTCGTGGTCACCGCCACCTTCAAGCTCACCCACGGGCCCTACAACGGGAGCACCCTCGTCATCGCCGGCCGCGACGAGGTCCTTGCGGAGGTGAGGGAGCTGGCGGTGGTCGGCGGGACGGGGAAGCTCCGGCGAGCGTCCGGGCACGTGCTGTGGAGGACGCTAGAGGTGTTGGAGGGGGCGCACTATGTGCTGGAGCTGGACGTGTACGCCTCACTGCccgctactgctgctgctgctgcatctgctctTGCTCTTGCTACCAATTAAACGTCACCCTCACCCCTCCTCCTcatgctgcagcctgcaggtaaCCACCTATAATTAATAATCCTTGCTACTTTTGCTAGCTTTTCTACAAGTTTCAAACTAAGAATTTTATTTCGTTTGTGTTTCAAAATTAAATGCATATGTTCAAACAATTAGTAATAGGAGTAGATATGATGGACAACTCTCATTTCTTAATTATTTGGTActtggttttttttaaagataatggaatgaaacatTCTGGCCTTTGCTCAtcagagctacagccaattattacaaagtatcACTCAAACAAAGAGTGTAGTTCAAAATGAAATTAAACACacccaacaaaataaaagaCCAAACCGAGATAAAGAGTACACATTTATTCAAATCTATTTGTTAATCTCCATCCATAGGAGTAGTTTGCAAAAAGTTGCATAATTGTCGTCTCAAGCCTACGACATACAACCTTCATAAGCTCTCCATCATCTTCACACTTTTGCAGCTGTGCCCAACACCGGAACCAATATGTTGTCTTGAAAATTACTTGCAAATATTagatagatggtgatttgtcaaataTCATATCATTCTTATTCAACCACAGAGCCCAACATATGGCAAATGCTCCTACAAGTATGAGTTTACTCTTCTTGTCAACCCTCAAAAGCCAATCATCAAACATATTAGATATGGTTCAGTATTACATATTATACTTGAATTATATgtcttaaaattaatttattagcAAAATAGCATGCTTGTCAAATCAGTACCATCAACGTTAAACAAAAATGCATCTTGCGCAATGCAAATCCAAATCACTACTACTATATTACCCGGGCCCGTGTCTGCATTATTCAATTCGTCTGAATTAATTTGCTTGCTTGTACTCACTGTACTTATCTTGCTGGTGTTAATTTTAGTTGGGAATGGAGAGGAAGATTAATAGTATGATGACTTGAGAGAAGGACCATATATACCTCTGAATCTCTGATGATGGGAAATTAAGAGTTACAGGATCACGTCTCGTCGACTACCTATGGCGTGACTCATCGTCACATGCTCATAGTGGCTAACTGGCTATGGATACTACTACTACAATAATCCATTTGGCCACACAATTTGTCACAATGCCCTTAATCATTGTGCTTTTCAATAATTAACATATTTCATGTTATGAATAATACCATCCATATATAAACTGCACTACGTCTCAGCGTCGATTCAAAGACCGATATCGATGCAGTTTATGCGC
The window above is part of the Oryza sativa Japonica Group chromosome 7, ASM3414082v1 genome. Proteins encoded here:
- the LOC107278609 gene encoding dirigent protein 1, which codes for MAKLHQWPVLLLAAVIVLAASFAVPASAARRRAVRLHLYMHDIAGETAVQVVKGTGPLHPSMPPGNRHFGDTTVMDDLLTEGPSLDSNPVGRAQGSYVLAGLVDPVVVVTATFKLTHGPYNGSTLVIAGRDEVLAEVRELAVVGGTGKLRRASGHVLWRTLEVLEGAHYVLELDVYASLPATAAAAASALALATN